Proteins from a genomic interval of Lathamus discolor isolate bLatDis1 chromosome 11, bLatDis1.hap1, whole genome shotgun sequence:
- the LOC136020514 gene encoding E3 ubiquitin-protein ligase RBBP6-like isoform X1 codes for MMIQSSREYGPVNHMKKPLGTPPPSYVCFRCGKPGHYRKDCPRNGDKNVEAVPRLKRSTGIPRSFMIEVKDPNTKGAMLTNTGKYAIPIINAEAYARGKRERPPFSPEEPSSSSSDGPIPDELLCLICKDIMTDAAILPCCGSSYCDECIRTALLESEECICPACHQTDVSPDALIANQSLRQAVNNFKNGAGYTKRLRKQIRWQQPPPPPPPLTTLIPPAALVTAAELPQSSSLSISSLLEEKVLQGQTVPSTHQVPEQAVNCRSLEAEGGVVTILPGQGHMVITVQGQGQGHPHKEDTIDGQGPAPALPRIPVSCFIH; via the exons atgaTGATACAGTCTTCCCGTGAATACGGCCCAGTCAA TCACATGAAGAAGCCCTTGGGTACACCTCCACCATCATATGTTTGCTTTCGCTGCGGAAAACCTGGCCACTATAGAAAGGACTGCCCAAGAAATGGG GACAAAAATGTTGAGGCTGTGCCCAGACTGAAAAGGAGCACAGGAATTCCAAGGAGTTTCATGATAGAGGTGAAAGATCCCAACACAAAGGGTGCAATGCTGacaaacactggaaaatatgCAATACCGATTATTAATGC GGAAGCGTATGCtagaggaaagagggaaaggccTCCATTTTCACCAGAGGagccatcctcctcctcttctgatGGTCCTATTCCGGATGAGCTGTTATGTCTCATTTGTAAAGATATAATGACTGACGCAGCTATTCTTCCCTGCTGTGGAAGCAGTTATTGTGACGAAT GTATTAGAACGGCATTGCTGGAGTCGGAGGAATGCATATGCCCAGCATGTCATCAGACAGATGTTTCTCCCGATGCTTTAATTGCCAACCAGAGCCTACGCCAG GCTGTGAACAACTTCAAAAATGGAGCTGGCTACACAAAAAGGCTCCGTAAGCAGATTCGGTGGCAGCAGCCGCCGCCTCCTCCACCACCGCTCACGACTCTtatccctcctgctgctttggtGACTGCCGCTGAACTGCCTCAATCTTCCTCTCTGTCAATCAGCAGCCTGTTGGAAGAGAAG GTCCTCCAAGGACAGACAGTACCATCCACTCACCAGGTGCCAGAACAAGCTGTGAACT GCCGCTCCCTGGAAGCAGAAGGAGGAGTCGTGACTATTCTTCCAGGACAAGGTCACATGGTCATCACTGTTCAAGGTCAAGGTCAAGGTCACCCGCACAAAGAAGACACCATTGATGGTCAAggacctgccccagccctcccccGCATCCCTGTTTCTTGTTTCATTCATTAA
- the LOC136020514 gene encoding E3 ubiquitin-protein ligase RBBP6-like isoform X2: protein MMIQSSREYGPVNHMKKPLGTPPPSYVCFRCGKPGHYRKDCPRNGDKNVEAVPRLKRSTGIPRSFMIEVKDPNTKGAMLTNTGKYAIPIINAEAYARGKRERPPFSPEEPSSSSSDGPIPDELLCLICKDIMTDAAILPCCGSSYCDECIRTALLESEECICPACHQTDVSPDALIANQSLRQAVNNFKNGAGYTKRLRKQIRWQQPPPPPPPLTTLIPPAALVTAAELPQSSSLSISSLLEEKGCRVSVRKQLALPSLLGSQGQSVPTTDK, encoded by the exons atgaTGATACAGTCTTCCCGTGAATACGGCCCAGTCAA TCACATGAAGAAGCCCTTGGGTACACCTCCACCATCATATGTTTGCTTTCGCTGCGGAAAACCTGGCCACTATAGAAAGGACTGCCCAAGAAATGGG GACAAAAATGTTGAGGCTGTGCCCAGACTGAAAAGGAGCACAGGAATTCCAAGGAGTTTCATGATAGAGGTGAAAGATCCCAACACAAAGGGTGCAATGCTGacaaacactggaaaatatgCAATACCGATTATTAATGC GGAAGCGTATGCtagaggaaagagggaaaggccTCCATTTTCACCAGAGGagccatcctcctcctcttctgatGGTCCTATTCCGGATGAGCTGTTATGTCTCATTTGTAAAGATATAATGACTGACGCAGCTATTCTTCCCTGCTGTGGAAGCAGTTATTGTGACGAAT GTATTAGAACGGCATTGCTGGAGTCGGAGGAATGCATATGCCCAGCATGTCATCAGACAGATGTTTCTCCCGATGCTTTAATTGCCAACCAGAGCCTACGCCAG GCTGTGAACAACTTCAAAAATGGAGCTGGCTACACAAAAAGGCTCCGTAAGCAGATTCGGTGGCAGCAGCCGCCGCCTCCTCCACCACCGCTCACGACTCTtatccctcctgctgctttggtGACTGCCGCTGAACTGCCTCAATCTTCCTCTCTGTCAATCAGCAGCCTGTTGGAAGAGAAG GGCTGTCGAGTTTCTGTACGAAAACAACTAGCACTACCAAGTCTTCTGGGCTCCCAAGGACAATCAGTACCCACAACTGATAAGTAA